One bacterium genomic window, AGCAGGCCGTTGAGAACCGTGGCCCGCACGATCGGGCGATACCGCTCCATCCGCATGACGTAGACCGCGAACGTGATGACGTACGCGCCACCGGCCAGGGCAACACCGGTCACGACGTCGAACCCGATCCAGAGTCCCCAGGGAACGTCCTGCGACAGGTTGGTCACCGAACCCAAGCCGTACGTGAAGCGTATGACCAGGATCACGACACCGGCCAGCATGACCGGAATCGAGATCAGGTTGAACGGCGTCAACAGCTTGCCCTTCGGCTTCATCTCCTCGAGGAGGAATTCCGTGATCCCCATTGCGTGCATGTTGGATCTGTTCACGATTCCGGCTCCTCCCGATTGGCCAGGAGGTGCAGGCCGAGGAGAAGCGCCGGCAAGCCGAACAGCGCGACCGGAACACCGTAAAGGAAATCGCGAGTGAACTCGGGGTAGGGTGTGGTACCCAGATCCGTGCGGAACCCCAGCTCCTCGAACGGGACGGAAGCCAGATACAGCCATCCGGTTCCGCCGACCTCGTGTTCCCCGTAGATTTTTCGCACGTAGCGCTGCGGGTGATTGTAGATCCGCGTCCTGGCGACCTCCATCAGCTCCCGCTTCAGGCCGAACATCAGCGCGTCGGTCGGGCAAGCCGCCACACACGCGGTTTTCTTTCCGCTCGCGACGCGGTCGGCGCACAGATCGCACTTATGGATTCTGGGATTCCACTCGTCGTACTCGAACTTGGGGACGTCGAACGGGCAGGAGATCATGCAGTAGCGACAGCCCATGCATTTCTTCGGCCGCCAGACCA contains:
- a CDS encoding 4Fe-4S dicluster domain-containing protein, whose translation is GATLAAGKAAARPRQDDTEFVGVLVDTTRCIGCRSCEVACAKEHDLPIPDVENDGGLEAPRTTSTDRRTVVNRHDTSKGEVFVKRQCMHCWQPACAAACLTNAMHKTRSGPVVWRPKKCMGCRYCMISCPFDVPKFEYDEWNPRIHKCDLCADRVASGKKTACVAACPTDALMFGLKRELMEVARTRIYNHPQRYVRKIYGEHEVGGTGWLYLASVPFEELGFRTDLGTTPYPEFTRDFLYGVPVALFGLPALLLGLHLLANREEPES